The Alteromonas stellipolaris genome includes a region encoding these proteins:
- a CDS encoding ROK family transcriptional regulator: protein MLASIKNNQLLRSAFTVSKGDKLLPDNPRAIVREVFWNMNTTQSKIAEQTQIPQQTVSRLVKGLIEQGVLRVNEEKGESSTATKSSKGKSASGIAPNPKFAYSFGLSVLLDAISVAVLDFTGEVVDTLILELGDMGIESVLRKAVAMANELIDTHAIPTDRILGIGVGISGFFSSTDGKMNTHHAIEEWADINIAETVAEAFQLPTWVVNDGTGAAAGEGIAGVGRQYKNFVYLFVSSAFGGGLVNNGEMIRGTHGNAGELGDMLPAKLYSHPNLQLLQRILSKHGVDVPSIYKLNEIFDPNWPGVDEWIYKVQDSFDLVATASSALLDSQAIIIGGHIPTQLAEKVIPRIDVYAQFRRGAKRPLPEIVCAKVTRSPVAVGAATLPLREWFL from the coding sequence ATGCTTGCGTCTATTAAAAATAATCAGCTTTTACGATCGGCTTTTACTGTTAGCAAAGGTGATAAATTATTACCGGATAACCCTCGCGCTATTGTGCGTGAAGTGTTTTGGAACATGAACACCACGCAAAGTAAAATAGCAGAGCAGACTCAAATTCCTCAGCAAACCGTGTCACGACTTGTGAAAGGACTGATTGAGCAAGGCGTACTTCGAGTTAACGAAGAAAAAGGAGAAAGCAGCACTGCAACCAAATCTTCGAAAGGAAAAAGTGCATCAGGCATAGCGCCAAACCCAAAGTTCGCCTATTCGTTTGGTTTATCGGTACTACTTGATGCCATTTCGGTAGCTGTGCTGGATTTTACTGGCGAGGTTGTCGATACCTTAATTCTTGAGCTTGGTGATATGGGTATTGAATCGGTATTGCGAAAAGCGGTAGCAATGGCGAATGAATTGATTGATACCCACGCTATTCCTACTGACCGAATTTTAGGTATTGGAGTGGGGATCTCTGGCTTTTTCAGTTCCACCGATGGAAAAATGAATACCCACCATGCCATTGAAGAGTGGGCGGATATTAACATTGCAGAAACTGTTGCAGAAGCCTTTCAACTGCCTACTTGGGTGGTTAACGATGGTACTGGCGCGGCAGCCGGTGAGGGTATTGCAGGAGTAGGAAGACAGTACAAGAATTTTGTGTACTTGTTTGTTTCAAGTGCGTTTGGCGGTGGGCTGGTGAACAACGGCGAAATGATTCGTGGTACGCATGGCAACGCCGGCGAGCTCGGAGACATGCTTCCAGCCAAGCTTTACAGCCATCCTAACTTGCAATTGCTACAGCGAATCTTGTCAAAGCATGGCGTCGACGTGCCTTCAATTTATAAGTTAAATGAAATCTTCGATCCTAACTGGCCTGGGGTAGATGAATGGATTTACAAGGTTCAGGATTCTTTTGATTTAGTCGCCACCGCAAGTTCAGCGCTACTCGACAGTCAAGCCATTATAATTGGTGGGCATATCCCTACCCAGCTGGCAGAAAAGGTAATTCCCCGAATCGATGTTTATGCGCAGTTTAGACGAGGCGCAAAGCGCCCCTTACCTGAAATTGTGTGCGCGAAAGTCACTAGGAGTCCTGTTGCAGTAGGCGCGGCGACGCTACCTTTAAGAGAGTGGTTTCTTTAG
- a CDS encoding glycerate kinase type-2 family protein: protein MNKDFLTSLYLSGVDVSKPKACLGPYFTALSPYERVCILGAGKAAADMAQEAYRYFGNNAYGAVVTRYGYEATGSTGNIKVMSASHPVPDENSVIAANTLMDIASRVPKNEQVIFLISGGGSALACAPAKGVTLEEKLILHKFLLRSGASIEEMNTVRKHVSLIKGGRLAAASKGKNTSLVISDVVGDNPAFIASGLTVQDNSTPDEALAILEQYGWDEDSGIAEHLKHAPPLPKISGDYHIVANANTAIDAAVKSAQTEGWNTHVISYAETGEAAEVAKRHAEIALDYKRKGKTCLLFSGGELTVTLGDTEGEGGPNQEYLMVLAEALQEQAGICALAADTDGVDGSKDVAGGYIDESTLSRASEKGLDLKKLIKQHNSFAFFDGLKDHIIIGPTRTNVNDFRVICVF, encoded by the coding sequence ATGAATAAAGATTTCTTAACCTCGCTTTATCTTTCAGGGGTAGATGTAAGTAAACCTAAAGCGTGTCTTGGTCCTTATTTTACCGCTTTGTCTCCTTACGAGCGGGTATGCATATTAGGCGCGGGTAAAGCCGCCGCCGATATGGCTCAAGAGGCCTATCGTTATTTTGGCAACAATGCTTACGGTGCGGTGGTTACCCGTTATGGGTACGAAGCCACGGGCTCAACCGGGAACATAAAGGTTATGAGTGCTTCTCATCCGGTACCCGATGAAAACAGTGTTATAGCGGCTAATACCTTAATGGACATCGCTAGCCGTGTACCGAAAAACGAGCAGGTTATTTTTCTTATCTCTGGTGGTGGCTCTGCGCTGGCCTGTGCACCGGCTAAGGGCGTTACTCTTGAAGAAAAACTGATACTACATAAGTTCTTACTACGAAGTGGTGCCAGTATTGAAGAAATGAACACGGTACGAAAGCATGTTTCATTAATTAAAGGAGGGCGGTTAGCCGCAGCCAGTAAAGGTAAAAACACGTCTTTGGTGATATCGGATGTTGTGGGTGATAACCCCGCCTTTATTGCGTCTGGTTTAACGGTACAAGATAACTCAACCCCTGACGAAGCACTTGCTATATTAGAACAATATGGCTGGGATGAAGACAGTGGTATTGCCGAACATTTGAAGCACGCCCCACCGTTGCCCAAAATAAGTGGTGATTATCACATTGTTGCCAACGCGAATACGGCAATAGATGCTGCGGTTAAAAGTGCACAAACCGAGGGCTGGAATACGCACGTTATTAGCTACGCTGAAACTGGCGAAGCTGCCGAGGTGGCAAAACGTCATGCTGAGATAGCGTTAGACTATAAAAGAAAAGGTAAAACCTGCTTATTGTTTTCTGGTGGCGAACTTACAGTAACCTTGGGTGATACAGAAGGCGAGGGCGGGCCAAACCAAGAGTATTTGATGGTATTGGCCGAAGCCTTACAAGAGCAAGCAGGTATATGTGCGCTTGCCGCTGACACCGATGGGGTTGATGGCAGCAAAGATGTAGCGGGAGGCTATATTGATGAAAGTACGCTTTCTCGCGCATCAGAAAAAGGGCTAGACTTAAAAAAACTTATCAAACAGCACAATAGTTTTGCGTTTTTTGATGGCTTAAAAGATCATATTATTATTGGGCCCACTCGCACCAACGTAAACGACTTTCGCGTTATTTGTGTTTTTTAA
- a CDS encoding sodium:solute symporter gives MNLLDYIVVVGYLGALLVMGFSMRQQESKGDYFLGGRSLGWKPLTLSVMATQLSAISFISAPAFVGLREGGGMIWLSYELAIPIAMILLLGTVLPTLYKSGVVSIYDYLEQRFGRATRVLISVVFQFSRAFATGIMIYAVSIILQGTMGIEAWQAVILTGIITVLYSLQGGMKAVVYADAIQMVIIVLGTIACIAIGLNALGGLDVLIAEVPKERLVAINFTSFGFNGDGFGFLPMLFGGLVLYASYYGCDQTQAQRALSARNENDLRKMIVANGIVRFPITLLYCFSGLIVGTLALTNLDFFEKIPANNPDWLMPTFILNYLPHGLIGLLIVAILSAAMSSLSSAINSLSAVTVEDYCRITNKDLEHSNYLRLAKFTGLVWGAITLVLSLFAGNIAPTIIEAINKVGSVFYGPILALFLLAVLSQTLKGRHVNLGLIAGVGTNIIVWLFVPDVFWFWWNVIGFVVTCSVAWVTSIVWPTHHPKGVALQKLTFHSILTWKDIILLSAFFAFMVITCMILPSLFS, from the coding sequence ATGAATTTACTAGATTATATTGTCGTGGTTGGCTACTTGGGTGCTTTGCTTGTAATGGGTTTTTCCATGCGACAACAAGAAAGCAAGGGTGATTATTTTCTTGGCGGCCGTTCATTAGGCTGGAAACCCCTTACTCTTTCAGTCATGGCGACTCAACTTTCTGCTATTAGTTTTATCTCTGCACCTGCATTCGTAGGGTTGCGTGAAGGTGGGGGCATGATTTGGCTTTCCTACGAGCTAGCAATTCCTATTGCGATGATATTGCTACTAGGTACTGTTTTGCCCACACTGTATAAGTCGGGCGTGGTTAGTATTTATGATTACCTTGAGCAACGCTTTGGCCGCGCAACGCGGGTGTTAATTAGCGTTGTGTTTCAATTTAGCCGTGCGTTTGCCACGGGAATAATGATTTATGCGGTGTCTATCATTCTACAGGGCACTATGGGTATTGAAGCCTGGCAAGCGGTAATATTGACCGGTATCATTACCGTGCTTTACTCGCTTCAAGGCGGCATGAAAGCGGTGGTGTACGCTGATGCCATTCAAATGGTTATTATAGTGCTTGGCACCATTGCTTGTATCGCCATTGGCCTTAATGCTCTAGGTGGGCTAGATGTGCTTATCGCCGAGGTGCCAAAAGAACGTTTAGTGGCGATTAACTTTACGTCATTCGGCTTCAATGGTGATGGGTTTGGCTTTCTACCTATGCTATTTGGTGGCCTTGTTTTATATGCATCTTATTATGGCTGTGACCAAACACAGGCGCAGCGCGCTTTATCGGCTAGGAATGAAAACGACCTAAGAAAAATGATTGTGGCAAACGGCATAGTACGTTTTCCGATCACCTTGCTGTACTGCTTTTCAGGGCTTATTGTCGGTACGCTAGCGTTAACAAACTTAGATTTCTTTGAAAAAATTCCAGCCAATAACCCTGATTGGTTAATGCCCACGTTTATTCTTAACTATTTGCCACACGGGCTTATCGGCTTGCTGATTGTAGCCATATTGTCAGCGGCTATGTCTTCACTTAGTTCGGCCATTAATTCATTGTCTGCGGTTACCGTTGAAGACTATTGTCGCATTACCAATAAAGACTTAGAGCATTCTAACTACCTGCGTTTGGCTAAGTTTACAGGGCTGGTATGGGGCGCTATTACCTTAGTGCTTTCACTGTTCGCAGGTAATATTGCGCCTACTATTATTGAAGCTATCAATAAAGTGGGATCGGTTTTCTATGGCCCTATTTTAGCGCTGTTCTTGTTGGCAGTATTAAGCCAAACGCTTAAAGGACGGCATGTGAACCTAGGACTTATCGCTGGCGTAGGCACTAATATCATAGTGTGGTTATTTGTACCCGATGTGTTCTGGTTCTGGTGGAACGTGATTGGGTTTGTGGTGACATGTTCGGTAGCGTGGGTTACTAGCATTGTGTGGCCTACACATCACCCAAAAGGGGTAGCACTGCAAAAATTAACTTTCCATTCAATTTTAACGTGGAAAGACATCATTTTACTAAGCGCATTTTTCGCTTTCATGGTGATAACCTGCATGATTTTACCATCACTTTTTAGCTAA
- a CDS encoding TonB-dependent receptor, whose translation MNKLLLATTISSLLAGNALAQDTNQQTKEESVDKNKADYEQIVVTGTSRARLIAETPQSTTSLGEAEVAKLSMSSQADVLRYVPGVKVEGGGGEVATNLQVRGLPSSGQFQFTPLLYDGSPTLSAFGLNSSAYDVYYRNDLGIERVEFVRGGVSNLFGQGSVAGVINYLSKKGTEESESTVQLELSDNNRKRIDFATSGPLNEKGLFYALSGFYRYDEGPIDTGLPTEGYQLRGNLHKEFDDGSGYFTIYGQAIDDEVQFFLPIPLDSQSRDRVAGNDGSEVESTQTFYASGLSYDTANGRYTTPIEEGVATQGGSISMEFQKELGNDFNVLARAKYASYDHQFNLFLDGDGIINVPETQSEYLASRGLGDVQDAQFTYAGTDIALPEGDLLFANRILDRDRPVTDFSSELNLVKYLDVGDFSHSITVGTFFSSSEAEDNNVITRYLGEFNNQARLVDLTITDSDNNDIIVSQNGVTGPGISFSDATISARRTAFYIADQMQSDDWIIDVGIRWEDIDGTITREGSQTVIVNDDPSLYTDLQQNVTGNGALTHGNVSNSEIAYSVAALYKMADNFNVYANYSRGFFFPELRGVAFDPNGEPGTYESEIVKQAELGAKFFFNDFVGTVALFKTDLEDRRSVDFVNDENGVAVEVPVFQSTEAYGVEVVGSYNITDDLIFDANFTYTDHEFTEYESDPSVVGNELRRKPKVMFNSSLRYTLDDWDISFYHNYHGKNFTNDANSVELDDFHVFRLDTGYTWELGQGERIRTSIAVWNLFDSDGVTEGSPRLGNSQTAGESYFVGRPILPRRVSLRVRYDF comes from the coding sequence GTGAACAAACTACTTCTAGCCACTACCATTTCTTCGCTACTAGCAGGAAATGCATTAGCTCAAGATACAAATCAGCAAACCAAAGAAGAAAGTGTTGATAAGAATAAAGCCGACTACGAACAGATTGTCGTAACAGGGACAAGCCGAGCGCGGCTAATTGCCGAAACGCCGCAATCGACAACCTCACTGGGTGAGGCTGAAGTGGCAAAGCTTTCGATGAGTAGCCAAGCAGATGTGCTGCGTTATGTTCCAGGCGTTAAAGTTGAAGGTGGTGGAGGTGAAGTAGCAACTAACTTACAAGTTCGCGGTTTACCTTCTTCAGGTCAGTTCCAATTTACGCCTTTGTTATATGACGGGTCGCCAACATTGAGTGCGTTTGGCTTAAACTCATCCGCTTACGATGTTTACTATCGAAATGACCTAGGTATTGAACGCGTTGAGTTTGTGCGAGGCGGTGTATCTAACTTGTTTGGGCAAGGTTCTGTAGCTGGTGTCATTAACTACCTGTCTAAAAAGGGCACTGAAGAATCAGAAAGCACAGTGCAACTTGAGCTATCAGACAATAATCGTAAAAGAATAGATTTTGCGACTAGCGGCCCGCTTAACGAAAAAGGGCTATTTTACGCGCTATCAGGTTTTTATCGTTACGATGAGGGCCCCATTGATACTGGTTTACCTACAGAGGGTTATCAGCTTCGCGGTAACTTACACAAAGAATTTGATGATGGCAGTGGTTATTTCACTATTTACGGCCAAGCGATTGATGATGAAGTGCAGTTCTTTTTACCTATACCGCTGGATTCTCAAAGCCGAGACCGCGTAGCCGGTAATGATGGTAGCGAAGTAGAATCGACACAAACCTTTTATGCTTCTGGCTTATCCTACGATACCGCGAACGGCAGATATACAACCCCCATTGAAGAAGGTGTGGCCACTCAGGGTGGCTCAATTTCTATGGAGTTTCAAAAAGAGCTGGGCAACGACTTTAACGTGCTTGCTCGTGCTAAGTATGCCAGCTACGACCATCAATTTAACCTATTCCTTGATGGTGACGGTATTATCAACGTACCCGAAACGCAAAGTGAGTATTTAGCAAGCCGTGGATTAGGCGATGTTCAAGATGCGCAGTTTACCTATGCCGGTACCGATATTGCGTTACCTGAAGGTGATTTGTTATTTGCTAACCGTATTTTGGACCGAGACAGACCGGTTACTGACTTTTCATCTGAACTTAACCTTGTGAAATACCTAGATGTAGGCGACTTTTCTCACAGCATTACTGTGGGTACCTTCTTTTCAAGTTCAGAAGCAGAAGACAACAATGTTATTACCCGTTACTTAGGTGAATTTAACAACCAAGCAAGATTGGTTGATTTAACCATCACCGATAGCGACAACAACGACATTATTGTTAGTCAAAACGGGGTAACAGGCCCAGGCATAAGCTTCTCTGATGCCACTATTTCTGCTCGCAGAACCGCATTCTATATTGCCGATCAAATGCAAAGCGACGATTGGATTATTGACGTAGGTATTCGCTGGGAAGATATTGACGGCACCATAACACGCGAAGGAAGCCAAACAGTAATTGTAAACGATGACCCTTCTCTTTATACCGATTTACAGCAAAACGTCACAGGTAATGGTGCCCTGACACATGGCAACGTGTCTAACTCTGAAATCGCTTACTCAGTTGCTGCATTGTATAAAATGGCAGACAACTTCAATGTGTACGCCAACTATTCTCGAGGGTTCTTCTTCCCAGAATTGCGTGGTGTTGCGTTCGATCCGAACGGTGAGCCAGGCACTTACGAAAGTGAAATTGTTAAGCAAGCGGAACTTGGAGCCAAATTCTTCTTCAACGATTTCGTGGGTACGGTAGCGCTGTTTAAAACCGACCTTGAAGATCGCCGCTCAGTCGACTTTGTAAATGATGAAAATGGCGTTGCTGTAGAAGTGCCCGTTTTCCAATCTACCGAGGCTTACGGGGTTGAGGTAGTGGGTAGCTACAATATTACTGACGACCTTATTTTCGATGCCAACTTCACCTACACCGACCATGAGTTCACTGAGTATGAATCTGATCCAAGTGTGGTAGGTAACGAGTTACGCAGAAAGCCGAAAGTCATGTTCAACTCTTCACTGCGCTACACACTAGATGACTGGGACATCTCTTTTTATCACAACTACCACGGAAAAAACTTCACCAATGATGCGAACTCCGTTGAGCTAGATGATTTCCATGTGTTCCGTTTAGATACAGGTTACACCTGGGAGCTTGGACAAGGCGAACGCATTCGAACCAGTATCGCGGTTTGGAACTTGTTTGATTCAGATGGTGTTACAGAAGGATCTCCACGTCTTGGCAATAGCCAAACGGCGGGCGAGTCTTATTTTGTAGGTCGTCCCATTTTACCACGCCGCGTATCGCTGCGTGTACGTTACGATTTTTAG
- a CDS encoding MGH1-like glycoside hydrolase domain-containing protein, which yields MTTIATQTDDQLIADAKATLIKNDLGGYTVPTHGLYPFQWNWDSAIVALGWLPFDEPRAWEETTSLLSAQWKNGMVPHVVFHQHSDTYFPGPDIWGVKNNPDSTSITQPPVLATVIRQLFEQTKDRALVDSQISQIVQQLIDYHLWWYKQRDPEYTGLVVSYHPWESGMDNSPAWDDALRAVPKVGWEYTRRDINHIDASERPHKEEYDRFLYLVDFFRKMNFDDTLIYQDCPYRVNDVSIISILHRGTKDLLALCETLNIDNKQTAYLAHRMDLTEAAIGKLWSGETSMFHSFDTRSGKLCGARTNAGLLPFFAGLVNENLMPKLIDVLDDWLADQPFAISSTHPEDPCYEPQRYWRGPIWLHINWMITLGLEDYGFFKQAKQVTDASRNLIYTSGFNESFHAETGARSGGADFSWTAAMALYWLLPNQE from the coding sequence ATGACTACTATCGCCACACAAACTGACGACCAGTTAATTGCTGATGCAAAAGCTACGCTAATTAAGAACGACTTAGGTGGGTACACAGTGCCTACTCACGGCCTCTACCCTTTTCAGTGGAATTGGGACTCTGCCATTGTGGCGCTAGGCTGGCTTCCATTTGATGAACCTCGTGCATGGGAAGAAACCACTTCACTGTTAAGTGCTCAATGGAAAAACGGCATGGTGCCTCACGTTGTATTCCACCAACATTCTGATACCTATTTCCCTGGCCCTGATATTTGGGGTGTTAAAAATAACCCCGACAGTACATCGATTACTCAACCGCCGGTGCTGGCCACGGTTATTCGCCAATTATTCGAACAAACTAAAGATAGAGCGCTAGTCGACTCTCAAATATCGCAGATTGTTCAACAACTTATTGACTATCACTTATGGTGGTATAAGCAGCGCGATCCTGAATATACGGGACTAGTGGTAAGCTATCACCCATGGGAATCAGGCATGGATAACAGCCCAGCGTGGGATGATGCATTACGCGCTGTACCTAAAGTGGGTTGGGAATACACCCGCCGTGATATTAATCACATCGATGCATCTGAGCGTCCGCACAAAGAAGAGTACGACCGTTTTCTATACCTTGTAGATTTCTTCCGCAAAATGAATTTTGATGACACGCTGATTTATCAAGACTGCCCTTATCGTGTTAATGATGTGAGTATCATCTCGATTTTGCATCGCGGGACAAAGGATCTCCTTGCCCTATGCGAAACGCTAAATATCGATAACAAACAAACGGCCTATTTAGCCCATCGTATGGATTTAACCGAAGCGGCAATAGGTAAATTGTGGTCTGGCGAAACCAGTATGTTTCATAGCTTTGATACCCGCAGTGGCAAACTGTGCGGTGCAAGAACCAATGCTGGGTTACTGCCGTTTTTTGCAGGGCTGGTAAACGAAAACCTCATGCCAAAACTTATCGACGTACTTGATGACTGGCTTGCCGATCAACCCTTTGCTATATCGTCAACTCATCCTGAAGACCCTTGTTATGAGCCACAACGTTATTGGCGCGGACCTATTTGGTTACACATTAACTGGATGATTACGCTGGGGTTAGAAGACTACGGTTTCTTCAAGCAAGCTAAACAAGTGACCGATGCGAGCAGAAACCTTATTTACACTAGCGGGTTTAATGAGTCGTTCCATGCAGAAACAGGCGCAAGAAGTGGGGGAGCTGACTTTTCATGGACAGCGGCCATGGCACTTTATTGGCTTCTACCCAATCAAGAATAA
- a CDS encoding AGE family epimerase/isomerase, whose protein sequence is MMTSVTTNKTPSDLGFSSPDFLSQHIKSILAFYEPNVDALSGGFHQNFSDDGSVFDENTRHLVSSTRFVFNYARAYLTFGDSRYLSRVASGIKFLREYHLNPETQGYAWVLNVEGVEHSVKDATNHCYGLAFVMLAYSWAYRAGITEAKYYLDETFALMDTHFWDKDYGLYKDEFNADFSICSDYRGQNANMHSCEALIAAFEATQDQRFLKRALLVAENITLRQAAKADNRIWEHYTSNWEVDWEYNKNDPKNLFRPWGFQPGHHTEWSKLLLQLNQYSPQPWLVERAQSLFDAVIDISWDSINGGIAYGFAPDSSVCDNEKYFWVQAESFACAARLAIVTQDDKYWDWYYRIWQYAWTHFVDHEYGAWFRILSPENGKLETTKSPVGKTDYHTMGACYDIMDALTFNAHK, encoded by the coding sequence ATGATGACTTCAGTGACAACGAATAAAACGCCTAGCGATCTCGGGTTTTCATCACCGGATTTTCTTAGCCAACATATAAAAAGTATTTTGGCATTTTACGAACCGAATGTTGATGCCCTATCTGGTGGCTTCCATCAAAATTTTTCTGATGATGGCAGTGTGTTTGACGAAAACACACGCCATCTGGTTAGCTCAACCAGATTTGTTTTCAATTACGCTCGCGCTTATTTAACTTTTGGTGATAGCCGGTATCTATCTAGAGTGGCGTCTGGAATTAAGTTTCTTCGGGAGTATCACTTAAACCCCGAAACCCAAGGCTATGCGTGGGTGTTAAATGTAGAGGGTGTTGAGCACAGCGTTAAAGATGCTACCAATCATTGTTATGGATTAGCCTTCGTAATGCTAGCCTACAGCTGGGCATATCGAGCTGGTATTACTGAGGCGAAATACTATTTAGACGAGACCTTCGCGTTAATGGACACCCACTTTTGGGATAAGGATTACGGGCTCTACAAAGACGAGTTTAACGCTGATTTTAGTATTTGCAGTGACTACCGTGGACAGAATGCAAATATGCATAGCTGCGAAGCGTTAATAGCGGCCTTTGAAGCCACCCAAGACCAGCGCTTTTTAAAACGCGCTTTACTGGTTGCCGAAAATATTACCTTACGCCAAGCAGCAAAAGCTGATAACCGTATATGGGAACATTACACTTCAAACTGGGAGGTTGATTGGGAGTACAACAAAAACGATCCTAAAAACCTATTCCGCCCATGGGGTTTTCAGCCTGGTCATCATACAGAATGGTCTAAACTGTTGTTACAGCTTAATCAGTATAGCCCTCAACCTTGGCTGGTCGAGCGAGCGCAAAGCCTGTTTGATGCTGTGATAGATATAAGTTGGGATAGCATAAATGGCGGTATAGCCTATGGGTTTGCGCCAGATAGCAGCGTTTGCGACAACGAAAAATATTTCTGGGTACAGGCAGAAAGTTTCGCCTGTGCGGCAAGGTTGGCTATCGTCACTCAAGATGATAAATACTGGGATTGGTACTATCGTATTTGGCAATACGCGTGGACGCATTTTGTCGATCATGAGTATGGGGCGTGGTTCAGAATTCTATCGCCTGAAAATGGCAAGTTAGAAACCACTAAAAGCCCAGTCGGGAAAACCGATTACCATACTATGGGTGCCTGCTACGATATAATGGACGCATTAACCTTTAATGCTCATAAATAG
- a CDS encoding PH domain-containing protein: MASPEVDTVKPSKSSEGAQAVKVDTGEEWRRLSPIAIAYFTLRSIKNMAQGAIYAVPAIAVTANITDNIQSPNTLLSIAAILIIFFSSGVVSFFMYRFRVSNQHVEIHSGVFSRSYTNLPFWRIQNVKIELPFYYRPFGFALVILDTAGSAGEEAKIVAVPLVYAHALRKQVLAEHQEHGHQERETSANVNDSGHVNIRAHANNSSQACVEGDPSKRYSETNEDGETILNRRSITDIVIHGITNNRVWILLGAAAPFYDNAFGYLSEWLAEKGLQLNQLVGEQTIAWWQFGLYAFVMLMMAMAVVALISIGGALFTFYDYTLSRQDDRYIRRSGLLNKQEVSMRASRIQVISAKQDWLDRILKRVNLYFEQNASIGHSTNELMSPNRLIVPSVTEDEADELSQEVMPESKIRRSDYQSISKRYILHWVIAGLSIPFVVGAGFGIYIEHLDITAGVTFVSVLLLGVIALRWWRWGVASDDKYIYVRRGRIGVDYLCFEPYKVQQVVVKQSVFMKRRKLATVQFVLASGAISVPFLPEDYANELANNVLFEVESKRKSWM, encoded by the coding sequence GTGGCTTCCCCCGAAGTAGACACGGTGAAGCCTTCCAAAAGCAGCGAGGGCGCCCAAGCGGTTAAGGTTGACACCGGCGAAGAGTGGCGCAGACTGTCACCCATAGCTATTGCGTATTTTACCCTACGTAGCATTAAAAATATGGCACAAGGTGCTATTTATGCCGTACCCGCCATTGCAGTAACGGCCAACATTACCGATAACATTCAATCCCCCAACACCTTGTTAAGTATTGCAGCTATCCTCATTATTTTCTTTTCAAGCGGTGTGGTTAGCTTCTTCATGTACCGCTTTCGAGTTAGCAATCAGCATGTTGAAATTCACAGTGGGGTATTTTCTCGAAGTTATACCAATCTGCCATTTTGGCGTATTCAGAATGTAAAAATTGAATTACCTTTCTACTACCGCCCATTCGGTTTCGCATTGGTGATCCTAGATACTGCTGGAAGTGCAGGAGAAGAGGCGAAAATAGTAGCGGTTCCATTGGTGTATGCCCATGCCCTTAGAAAACAAGTGCTGGCCGAGCACCAAGAGCATGGCCATCAAGAACGCGAGACCAGCGCCAATGTAAATGACAGCGGTCATGTAAATATTAGAGCGCATGCGAATAATAGCAGCCAAGCTTGTGTTGAGGGCGACCCAAGCAAGCGCTATTCTGAAACCAATGAAGATGGCGAAACCATACTTAATAGGCGCTCTATCACCGATATCGTGATCCACGGCATTACCAACAACCGAGTATGGATTTTATTAGGTGCTGCAGCCCCCTTTTATGACAATGCCTTTGGCTATCTATCGGAATGGTTGGCTGAAAAGGGCTTGCAGTTAAATCAACTTGTGGGAGAACAGACTATAGCGTGGTGGCAGTTCGGCTTGTATGCTTTTGTTATGTTGATGATGGCCATGGCAGTAGTGGCACTGATTAGTATTGGCGGCGCTCTGTTTACCTTTTACGACTATACCTTGTCACGCCAAGATGATAGGTACATTCGCAGAAGTGGTTTATTGAATAAACAAGAAGTGAGTATGCGGGCATCTCGCATTCAGGTTATCTCGGCAAAGCAAGATTGGTTAGATAGAATACTTAAGCGTGTGAACTTGTATTTCGAGCAAAATGCATCGATTGGGCACAGTACCAATGAACTAATGTCGCCAAACCGGCTTATTGTACCTTCTGTTACCGAAGACGAAGCGGATGAATTAAGCCAAGAGGTTATGCCGGAAAGTAAAATTCGCCGTAGCGATTACCAGTCTATTAGCAAGCGGTATATTTTACATTGGGTTATCGCAGGGCTTTCTATTCCTTTTGTGGTGGGTGCTGGATTTGGTATCTATATAGAGCATTTAGATATTACCGCAGGGGTGACCTTTGTTAGCGTATTACTGCTGGGTGTTATTGCGCTTAGATGGTGGCGCTGGGGCGTGGCAAGTGATGATAAATACATTTATGTAAGGCGAGGCCGCATAGGCGTGGATTACTTATGCTTCGAACCCTACAAAGTTCAGCAGGTGGTGGTAAAGCAAAGTGTATTCATGAAAAGGCGAAAGCTGGCAACGGTGCAGTTTGTATTAGCATCAGGGGCTATTTCAGTACCGTTTTTACCTGAAGACTATGCGAATGAGTTGGCGAATAACGTGTTGTTTGAAGTGGAATCGAAACGAAAATCTTGGATGTAG